The DNA segment GCCGATAGTTGCATTTGGAGTGCGTAGCGGATGCACGGCATCGCGAGGGATGTAAATGCGATTGCCCACGCCACGAGGCTGTTCATACTTACGATTCGTCAACGGCCTATCGGGTTTCAGTCGTGCGAATGTTGAAAACGTGTCGGTTGGTAAATCCACAAACGGAAACGCTATCGCGGCACCAAGTCGCTTTGTAGAAATCCCCCAGTTTAAGATGTTTTGGATCATCTTTGGATCGGTGACACTGTAGATACCCGCTTCTCGAATTGTGTCCGCCGTCAAGCCAGAACCGACTAGATCGATTACGTGGTGTCCGAGTAAGCCGTCGATCGACGGTGAAGGCTTTTGGATTGTGATCGGCTTCGGAAATGCGATTGCATCGCCGACTACCGCTTTCACAATCAGAGGCGTTACCTCCGCGAAAAGCCGCGTGGATAGCATGCCTTTGGTGTCTAGAATCATGATCTTTCGGCCAGCAAGAATTCGACGCTCAATTCGCTGGCTTCTGGCAACCGCCGATAGGACGGCAATGATATGCCGACATCGGTGTTCAAGGGGCAGGCGTATCCTTCGCAGTATTGCGGGAATCCCGCTAGGTAGACACCGATGATTGCCGCGCCATTCGGGATGTACCGACCACTCCATCGCTCCACAGCGTGCTTGATCGCGTAGCTGCCGATCGATGGAGTCTTTCGCGGGGTGACTCTTTTCTCAAGCCACGCCACGCAAACCAGAATCTCGACAACTGAGGGAGGGCACATGAGTGCGCGCTTCCCCGCGATCAGTCCGTTGCAGTCAACGAAGAACAGATCGCCACCCGCAGTGGTGATGGTCGGATAGTGGTTCAGTCGTGTACGCTGTTGAGGTGACCAGAAGGGGGCTTGCTTGGCGGCGGCCCTTTTTTCGTTGGTTTCCATTAGATGCCAGCAGCCTCAAGTTCAGCTTCGGCTCGCTTAATTTGCTTGTCGCGGTCGACTGGCTTGGGCGGTGCAACAGCGGTGCCGTCAACGGCTTCGGTGATCGCGGCGAAGAATTCGCGAATCCATTGTTCAGTTGTTCGGCGATGCCCGCCAGCGAAAGCGGTTTGCAGCTTCACGCCTTTGAGGCCGCGTTGTGCCCAGCGATACATCGTGGCAGATGATGGACGATCGCCGGTGATGCCTTCGACGATAGATGCCGCGCCCGCGTTCAAGCGGACCATACGGTACGGGTCGGGAGTGACCATAGAAAAACCTCTCTTACATTGGTGTCGGAGTGTGACTGACCATGCGAGAGAGGTTAGGGGCGACTTGACTTCGGCTCTGTGCCGCAAGTTGTGCTGCGAGGGTGCCAGATTGTGCCGTTTAGTCTGCGGCCAGTTTCTTGACCAACCTTCCTTTGCTTCGTCCAATTCGTGCGTCGATTCCTGCCTCTATGAGTTTCGCATTAAATTCGCGAGTCAAACCGCGAATACTATCGTCGAAAGGTTCCTTCCAACCCGCTAAATCAGCGATAGTGTCAATCGAAACAGAGCCACCAATTTCGTTCATTTCATCTGCGACAATTCTCTGATTACCCACCATCGTCGACACCAATTCGACAGGCCAAATGGCTTGCTTGTGGGTCGCGATACGCATCTCGAAAGGTAAACCACTGATGCTGTTGCCTTGCAATAGATAGCACTTCTGTAGTCCTTCACGACATCCAACCCAGACATTTTTCTCCTCCTTATTTTGATCGTTCAATTCTCGCCACGGGTTGTAGTTTCCTGACCAGCTGAGGACTTGCTCGATTCTCTTTCCGATGGCGGTTGCACCGTTGCCAGCCTGCTTCAATCCCTGCTGCACCCAGCGAAAGTACTTCAACGACAAATTCTCGCCCCAGCCTTCCGTTGACGTCATCGATGCTTCGCTGTGTAGATGCACACAAGATTCACCAACCAACAAAAAAGACTGTTGAAATTGCTGAATGCTCTCCAAATGCTTATCAACGGTTAGCCAACCATCGCCGATGTCGCCCTCGTTTATTTCACGCCTGAATCGCTGCCAGTCGTTATGCAGTCCGCAGGCCATAAAAAGCACATCGACGTATCGTTCAATTTGCGATGTTTCAAATGAGACAACGCTCCTGCCCTTTTCGCTCATCAGATACCTTTCTCATCGGATGGGCCAATTCAATCGGCTACGGTGGAAAGGTTCGCCGGTAGCCGGTTGAATTGTGCGGCCGGAGCTACCGGCCTACCCGTTCTTGAAGTGTTCGAAGCCGTCGCCACGAACGGACGTAATTGTACGCTAGCCAAGTTCCATTGCCACTTCAGCAGCAAGCTTTAAATTCCTCAACGCGTATATTTCACTTGTGTCGGTCTTGCTGTGCCCCAGGACGGCGGCAACGGCTTCAATTCCGAACCGCTCACGAGTGAGCGTTCCCATCGTGTGTCTCAGTTGATTCGGGGACCACCGATTGTCGCTTTGCCACTTAGCCAACTCGCTGCGTTGACGTTCTGTTAATCGCCGTGCTCGTGCTGCATCGGATTCCTTGGGCATTCTTCTTAGCGGTGCTGGAGGCAAGAACACACGGTCGCAAGCGCGATGAATGACACGCCGATAGGAATCGTTTGTGTAGTGGTCGCCAGGTGCTCGGTTGCGTCGTCGCTTCCGCTTGCCTGGCTTGCATCCACACGACATCGGCGTAACACGCTTGGCGTGACGCTGGACCAAGTGAGCATCTATCACTTCGCGAGGGTCGAAACAGTAAGCGGAGGGCTCTCTGTCCAGATAGTTGGTAAGAATCGCTTGTGCCTTGGGGCCGACAACAATTGTTCGTTGCTTGTCGTGGTGTTCGGTCTTGTGGCGACTGGGAAAGAACAGCCACACATCCCCAGTGCAATCGATGTCACTCGGTCGTATGATGCAAACTTCTCCCGGCCTCGCTCCAGTGAGTCGTTGGATTCTGACCATATCTGCCACGGTCGGCGGCAGTTCCGGTAGCGTTCGGTCAACAGTATCGTCGTTGACCGGCGGCACAGGTGAATTGTCTGGCGCCTTCGTTTTACCCTTTGACAATCCGGTGACAGATTGCAGGCTGCGTAGCGTCGATTCGTTGACCAGTTCTTCAGACACGCCCCAGCGAAACATTCGCCGAATTTTGTCGACGTTTGAATTGACGTAGCCGCGAGTGTGACCTTGTTCGACAAACTTTTGTCGAACAGCTTTCAGCGCGATCGGTCCAAATTCGTCGACCGCGACGTTTCCGTATGCTTGACGGAGTGTTCGCAGCGTCTTCCGCATGTTTTCAGCGGTCTCGGTGGATGTGCCATCAGCACGGCGATAGAACGCCTTGGCATGCTTCCAGTAGCGTGCAATCAGTTCGGTAATTGTGAGAGCCAGAGGATCGACAGGCGGTGGTTGTCGACCGGATGCCAACCACTCGCCTACGAGTCGATCGTAAAGCATCCGACTCGGCTTGCTACCGTACTTACCGAGGTAGTGATCCTTCCCAGCGATCGTGACAACGGCTTGCCCGCTTGCTTTATGCTTGCGGTACTTAGGAGAGGCTGACGTAAGAATAGGCATGGCGAAACATCCTCGCAGAGGTAGCCAAAACGGTACGTACCGTTTTGCGCTTCTGGGAAAATGCCGCACGACTGAACGTCAGTCGGTATCAAAACACTGGATTCGGCGGGGTTAATCTTCAAATGGGCGATACAGAACTCGAATCTGTGACCTCTGCCGTGTGAAAGCAGCGCTCTAACCAACTGAGCTAATCGCCCGAATTTCGGATTCGTAGGGTAGCGTTCGGCTTATCGATGGGCAAGGTCGGCGGGGCTCGGGCGATACGTTGGTTACGGTCGCCTTGTGTGGTGAGCGTGAGCCCGCCTTCCGATTGTGTTGTCGGTTGGCAACATTGTCGTTGCCGGATCAGGATGGTGGCGTGAACTTGGGGGCTTGGGGGCCGGCGGGTTCGTCTTCGTCGTCGGCGAGTTCTGCGGTCTTTTTGGACGCTTTGTCGTCGACGGAAAGATTTTTCTTGGCCTCGTATTCGGCCAACCGGAACTGTTGCTGGACCTCGTTCAAGCCGCGGCGAAATTCACGATAACTGCCGCCCAGTTTGCGTGCCACCTCGGGGAGGTTGCCGCCGAACAGGACGACTGCGATGACGCCGATGACCACCATCTCGAATGGTCCAAGTCCAAACATCGATTAAGCCCGATCGTCACGCGGCTTGGATGGTTCTTCGTCGTCAGTCGACTCGCTCATCCCACGTTTGAATTCGTTGGTGCTGCGCCCAAGGTTCCGCATCAGGGTCGGCAGCTTCGACGATCCGAACAGCAACAAAATGATGCCGGCAATGATCGCAAGCTCCAACGGCCCAGGAGCACCAAAAGCCATCAGGGGATCGGCAATGCCGTCGGTCAAGTGATTCACAATCATGGTTCTCTCTCGAAAAAAAGGGTCTACGACGACCCCTGACTCGTGACCGGCGAAAGCGGGAAGGCCAATCAGCCGGAATGGTGCATCGGCTGACCACCTCCGGAACCGATGGTCGGGGGGGACATTGCGGCGGCACTCGCCACCACGTTCGAACCTATTTTATTGTCTGGCGCCAGATAGTCAAAGGCGGAGTAGGAAGACGTTGACCAGAATCACGGTCGGATCGGCGAAACGCAGTCAAATATGTTGTCCGAAGCTGGCTCGGGGGACTCGAAAGCGTTCGATTATTGCCGCACCTGGGGAGGAATCGCGGCATGGTTTAAGATGCGACTTGCTGAAATCCCCTGATCTTCGCCAAATTTTTAATCGATTCTGGATGCACAACCTCCTGCCGACTTTGACGAGCGTCTTGGGGGTTTTCTTGATCATGGCAACGGGTGCCTATTGCCGGCGCCGGGAATGGTTAACTCCGGAGGCTGACCGGACGCTGGCAAATTTGACGGCCAATGTGATGCTGCCGTCGTATTTTGGGCATCGGATTCTGACCAGCCCCCAATTCGATTCGGCTGCAGCAGCGTGGACGCCACCGATCTTTGGATTTGCAATGACGGCGATGGGGTTCTTGATGGCGTTCTTGTTCGCTCGTCATCTAGGCCGGTTCATCGGGTTGGACACCGATGCAAAACAACGTGCGTTTGCTTTGTGTACGGGCATCTGCAACTACGGCTACATCGCGCTGCCGATCGCCGAACAGTCTTATCCGGACGCGGTGATCGAGTTGATCCTGCACAACGTCGGTGTCGATATGGCGCTGTGGAGCATCGGGATCCTCATCATCAGCGGGTCGGCGGGCGGCAATTGGAAACGAGCCTTGTTGAGCCCCGCTTTGTTGGCGGTGTTAGCGGCCAGCGCCGTGCGACAGATTGGCGGTGCCGAAATCGTGCCCACGCCGATTATGTCGACACTGGGAAAACTGGGCGGCTGTGCGGTCCCGATGGGGCTGCTGCTAAGCGGCGCAATCATCGTCGATTTCCTGCGTGGCACGAACTGGAGTGGATCGCGGAACATCGTGTTGTCGTCGATCGCAATTCGCCAGTTGCTGTTACCTGCGATGATGTTGACGATTGTCGCCGCGGTTGGCGTAAGTGTCGATCTGCAGCGGGTCATCGTTTTACAAGCGGCGATGCCAGCGGCCGTGTTTCCTATCGTGTTGGTGCGGCTGTATGAACGTGACACCGAAACGGCGCTTCGCGTGGTGTTATCGACGTCACTTGCCGGGATTGTGCTAATTCCGGCTTGGCTGACGTTGGGAACGTGGTGGCTTGGGCTGAATTGATCGAACCCAACAGAATTGTCGCCGCACGAGAACTCGTCGAACGGCAGCGGGCCGGGATTTACCAGGCGAGATTATAAGGTTCGATCATGCCGGGCAGTGACGGATGAAGCTATGATGTCGGGGATCGACCTCCCCGCCTCACGACCGCGAATGCCCGCCTTATGACTCGCAGAATTTGCATCTGGCTTGCGATGACGACGGTTATTGCTGGATCCATTCCAAGTGGCGACAGCTTGACCGCTGACGCATCCGAACCGACCTTCGATTTCGTCCGCGACATCGCATCGGTCTTCCAACAGCACTGCATCGAATGCCACGGTCCCGCCGACCAGAACGGTGGCCTTCGGCTTGACCAGTCGCTAAGCGTCTTTGCCGAAGCCGACTCGGGCGAGCGCGCGATCGTACGCGGCAAGCCCGACGAAAGCGAACTGTTAACACGAATCACGTCGACAAACGAAGACGACCAAATGCCGCCCGAAGGCGATCGGTTGACGACTGAAGAAATCGAAACGATCCGGCGCTGGATCAAGTCGGATGCGGATTGGCCAGCCATGAAAAACGCTGGCGACACGGCGGACCAGCAGGACGAAGTCGAAACAAGCCACTGGGCGTTTCAACCAATCACTCGGCCGGAACCGCCCAGCGTCAAGGATGCCGTTTGGTCGCGGCACCCGATCGATCGCTTCATGCAATCACGGCGCGAAGAGACTGATATGCCGGCTGCGCCGATGGCGGATCCGATCACGCTGGTTCGCCGCGCGACTTACGATTTGACGGGGCTGCCGCCGACGCCCGCCGAAGTGACCGCGTTCGTAAAATCAGCAAAGGCAAAATCGACGCACGACGAATCGGCAACCACGGCTGCGTTTGAAACTTTGGTCGAGAATCTGCTGCAACGTCCGACCTATGGTCAACGTTGGGGCCGCCACTGGATGGACTGGGTTCGATACGCCGACACGGCGGGCGACAATTCGGACTTCCCCATTCCGCAGGCTTACCTGTATCGCAATTACATCATTGATTCGTTGAACCAGGATGTTCCCTATGATCGATTCTTGACCGAGCAAT comes from the Rubripirellula reticaptiva genome and includes:
- a CDS encoding DUF1580 domain-containing protein, encoding MVTPDPYRMVRLNAGAASIVEGITGDRPSSATMYRWAQRGLKGVKLQTAFAGGHRRTTEQWIREFFAAITEAVDGTAVAPPKPVDRDKQIKRAEAELEAAGI
- a CDS encoding twin-arginine translocase TatA/TatE family subunit, with product MIVNHLTDGIADPLMAFGAPGPLELAIIAGIILLLFGSSKLPTLMRNLGRSTNEFKRGMSESTDDEEPSKPRDDRA
- a CDS encoding tyrosine-type recombinase/integrase → MPILTSASPKYRKHKASGQAVVTIAGKDHYLGKYGSKPSRMLYDRLVGEWLASGRQPPPVDPLALTITELIARYWKHAKAFYRRADGTSTETAENMRKTLRTLRQAYGNVAVDEFGPIALKAVRQKFVEQGHTRGYVNSNVDKIRRMFRWGVSEELVNESTLRSLQSVTGLSKGKTKAPDNSPVPPVNDDTVDRTLPELPPTVADMVRIQRLTGARPGEVCIIRPSDIDCTGDVWLFFPSRHKTEHHDKQRTIVVGPKAQAILTNYLDREPSAYCFDPREVIDAHLVQRHAKRVTPMSCGCKPGKRKRRRNRAPGDHYTNDSYRRVIHRACDRVFLPPAPLRRMPKESDAARARRLTERQRSELAKWQSDNRWSPNQLRHTMGTLTRERFGIEAVAAVLGHSKTDTSEIYALRNLKLAAEVAMELG
- a CDS encoding AEC family transporter, which gives rise to MHNLLPTLTSVLGVFLIMATGAYCRRREWLTPEADRTLANLTANVMLPSYFGHRILTSPQFDSAAAAWTPPIFGFAMTAMGFLMAFLFARHLGRFIGLDTDAKQRAFALCTGICNYGYIALPIAEQSYPDAVIELILHNVGVDMALWSIGILIISGSAGGNWKRALLSPALLAVLAASAVRQIGGAEIVPTPIMSTLGKLGGCAVPMGLLLSGAIIVDFLRGTNWSGSRNIVLSSIAIRQLLLPAMMLTIVAAVGVSVDLQRVIVLQAAMPAAVFPIVLVRLYERDTETALRVVLSTSLAGIVLIPAWLTLGTWWLGLN
- a CDS encoding Sec-independent protein translocase subunit TatA/TatB, with the protein product MFGLGPFEMVVIGVIAVVLFGGNLPEVARKLGGSYREFRRGLNEVQQQFRLAEYEAKKNLSVDDKASKKTAELADDEDEPAGPQAPKFTPPS